In the Clostridium cellulovorans 743B genome, CTTACTTGTATACCTGAATTTTTTATTTCGTCTATTACATATTTTGCTCTTATTTCTGCGTCTGGGTGGCCAGGTTCTCCTTTTAGTAAAACATAAGAAAGAATTCCATCCTTGTCTTTATCCCATTGCAAGTTCTTTCTCCATAATTTAGCTATCATTTTACCTTGAAGAATTCCAGCTTCTGAAGAATCTGCACCTACATACCAAGCATTACTATAACTTTTTAGAACAGAGGCTTCTGGTTCCTTATTAAAAAAAATTACTGGCACTTCAGCATTTTTCGCTTTGTTTATAATTGTTTCAGCAGCTGTAGGCTCTACAAGATTCACTACAAGAACTCGTACTTTATCATCAATCATCTCATCAATCTGTTGAAATTGCCTTGATTGGTCGTTTTGTGAGTCTTGAACATTCAGGGCTGCTTTCCCAAAAGAAGTTTCTTCCATGCTCTCGCTTACATAAGATATAAAAGTATCATCATATTTATAAATAACCGCTCCAATTTTAGGGAATCCATCTTTATAACCAATTTCCATAAAAATATTTCTGTTCATGCTTACTATGAAAAATGTTATTATTACTAATGCTATAAATACAATTAAATAAACTCTTGTACTTTTACTATTTTTCATCCTTTGTCTCCTATACTTATATGTAAATATCTAATCTAAAAATCCCACTCACCCATTAAATCTATCAGTCTTAACATTAAATATCAGACTTAAAATAGGTTTTCCATAAGTTCAATGCTAAATTAGTTTATTTATATAGATTTTTTATAAACTTTCAATTACCGATCACTGAGTAAATGGGAATAGAATCTTCTGATTTTCAGGCAAATATATGGCATCATTATCAATAACAGTAAATCCACTTTCAATATACCTTGGAATACTTTTTCCTTGTAGCTTTAAAACCGCATTTTTAACAGCTAAATATCCCATGCTAAAAGGACTCTGTATAACCACAGATTGTATTGTTCCATCTTCCATATATTTAACTTCTTGATAATCACCATCAAAGGCCACTACTTTTATCTTTCCTTTCAAGCCTAACTTTTCTATAGCTCTTGCTACACCAATTGAAGCTTTATAGTTTAGAGCAATTATCACCGATATATCTTCATTATTTGATATTAATTCCTTCGCTATCCTTTCAGCTCCATTTGAATCTTTAATGTCGCACCACCTATCAATTACTTGTATTTCTTTATAATCTTTGGTAACTTCTTTTATCCCCTTATATCTATCAAATTCATTACTACCTGTTTTTTTATCAAAGCCTACAATAGCAGCCACTGAATTCATTCTTGCAAGACTTACAAGTTTTTCTCCTGCACTTTTACCCGCACTTAGATTATCTGTTGCTATACAGCACGCTATCTTTGCCGTATTTACTTTACTATCTACAGTCATTACAATTATACCTTTGTTAACTGCAGCTTCAACTGGTTCCACAAGTTCCTGAAAACTACTGGGTACCAATAATAAAGCATCCACTTTCATTGCTACTGCTTCATTTATAAGGTTTTGCTGGATTGTAATATCACCTCCGTCTTCAGGAGCAACAATATTCAGTTTAATATCGAACTCTTTTGCCGCTGTCTCAGCACCAAGCTTTACATTTTTCCAGTAATCATCACTCTGATTTAAAAGAATAAGGCTTATGTTTTTAATCTTCTCATTTTGTGTGGAGATTCTTTTCTGATAATAGAAAGGAAAAACTATTATAGAGATCAATAGAGCTATAAATATAATCCACTTAATGTTAAAATTGATTTTAATCTTCATCGTTAACCTCTTCACTTAAATTTCTACTATAGGTAACCATATTTTTATGTTAGTGCCTTCTTCTAGCTCACTTTTTATCTCAAGACCATACTCTTTTCCATAAGTCAGCTGAATCCTTTCATGAACATTCTTCACACCTATGCCAGAACCAGCTTTTGGTTCAGTCTCATATTCAAGTAGATGCGGAAGTTTTTCAGGCTCTATTCCAAGCCCATTATCACTAATCTCAAATAACAGTTTTCCATCAACAATAGAAGTGCTTATTTTAATGTATCCTTGATCCTGCATATACTCTATCCCATGGTAAATAGAATTTTCTATCAGTGGCTGCAGAATTAACTTTGTTGTTTTTAAGTGCATTGTCTCTGGATCAGTTTCTATGTCATAAGTAAATTTATTCTTGAACCTAATCTTTTGAATTATAAGATAATTTCTTGCATGCTCTATTTCTTGCTCAACTGAGATAATATTTCGGCCTTTACTAATACTTATTCTAAACAATTTAGCTAAAGAAGTTACCATTGTTATAACATCTTGACTTTTACCATTCTCCGCCATCCAAACAATAGAATCTAAAGTATTATACAAAAAATGAGGATTGATCTGAGATTGAAGTGCATCTAATTCACTTTTTCGTTTTGACTCTTGTTCTATCACAATTTGACTCATGAGAGACCTAACCTTTGACAACATTAAATTAAAGGCTTGGGATAGCTTTACAACTTCGTCTTCACCCTTTGCGTCTATCTGAATATCAAAGTTTCCTTCTTCAACCTTTTTCATGGATTTCTCTAACTGCTTTATTGGTTGTGATATCTTTGCAGAAATAAACGAGAATGTTAGCACGATTAGTAGAATACAAGAAATTAAAATCCATATAACGAAGTTCATAATTTCTTTTTTTGATGCCACGATTTCTGAGACATTTGCCACCGCAACAACTTTCCAATTTGTATATTTAACAGTTTTTATAGTCACAAGTTGCTTACCCTCATCAGAATTTTCAATATAACTGCCAAGGTAATCCTGATTCTTTTCTTTTTTAAGACCTATATTGATAAGTTGTTGCTGAGGATGGTATATTATATCGTTTTCAGAATCCACAATGTATAAATACCCATTTTTCCCTATACTCACATTCTGACACAACTGACTTATATTACTATAATTCATATCCACAAGAAGCACTCCATGCCTTGTTGTATTCCCATCAGTATAATCAATAGTCCTACTTAATGAAACAACCCAATCATATTTTCCTTGAAAAAGATTCTGAACATGTGGTAGCGAAAAAATAAGGTTACCAGATTTGTTCAATGCATTTTCAAACCATCCTTGTGATGTAATATCAGCACCAGACTTTAATTGAACTTTAGAAGTACCAAGAAGAAGTTCTCCAGTTTCTGAAAATACTGCTAGTGTAGTAATGTCATTACGAGTGCTTTGTATAACATTCATCTGATCCATAAGATTGCTGTTTTGAATATTGGGGTTTAGATAAATATTGTTACTCAAAAGATTAGAAACGTTAACCATGCTGTTTAAATAATATTCTATATTAGAATTTATCTGATCAACTAACTCCTGAATTGCTGATGCAGCATTTTTTTCTGAGGTATCAGCAAACTTGCTATAGCTTATAATCCCTACAAAAAGCATTGCTAAAATTGTTACAGCCGTAAAAGATATCGTTATAATAAATTGAATGCTTTTTAGCTTTATCGCTTTCATCAATCGCTGAAAGGGCTTCTTTAAAACTCTAGTAATAACGTCATTCTCCAAAGCTTCATCTCCTTAACTAGTCTTCCCACTCCTATATTCTGATGGTGACATCCCAAGATACCTTTTAAAACTGTAACTAAAATAATTAGGCTCTGAATATCCTACTTTTCTTGCCACCTCAAATGTCTTCATATCGGTAGTTTTAAGAAGCTGCTTTGCTTCATCCATCCTTATGGAAGTCAAATAGTTGATGAAAGTCATTTTAGTTTCTTTCTTGAATAAGAGACTAAAATACGTCTGACTTATATGTAAGTGATTGCACAAATCATTGATGTTAAGTTCACTATCACTGTAGTTCCTATGGATATAGTCCTTTGCTTTTTCAATTAAAAGTTCACAAGTATCTTTCCTATCCTTCATAATATGACTCATTATTTTCAGAGATATTTCCTTAAGCCAGGTTTTTACGTGTTTTAGGTCATTGAAACTATATAACTCAACAAAAATATTATAATCTCTTCCAAATATAGAGGCTAAATCCACATTAGAACTCTGAGCAGCCTTAAGTATAGCAGTAAGCATTTCGAGAAGGTATATCTGATAATCCTTAAAAGAAGCTTTAGTATCAGTAAGCTTATCAAACATTCTGTCTATAGTTTCACTGACCTCAACTTCCGTGCCAACCTTTATAGAACTTTCCATCTCGTGTTCCATATTTTTATCGAAGATAATCTTATCTTTACTACCTGGCTCTATATCTTCGATCCATATAATTCTGTTACTACCTAAAATCAACCTATAATCTAATGCAGCCATAGCATTAACCCACGAGTTAGAAATCATAGAAGTATCTGTCTCCATTGTTCCAAGACCAATTGTAACTTCAAGCATTAAATACTTTTCAATACTTTGTCGTATTTCTTCAAGGATTGATAACATTTCTCTAATAACAGTTTCAGCTTTTTCTTCTTCAGCAGAAATTATTAATACAATCCTATCATTATGAATAAAAATATTATGAATATCATGCATAAACCCAATTTCAGTTACTACGTTTAAAACAGCATATATGATTAATTCTGCCTCTTCACCGAATTTATACCTATGTTTACCTTTTAGAATACTATCATCAATACTTATAACTGCTACCGTAAAAAAGTTGCCTGCTAATTTAATATCATAATTTTTGCACTTTTCGTATATCTCATCTTTTTCCAAACTATTTGTTATCAACGATGAAAAAAACTTTTCCTTTAAAATTGGTAAACTCTTTGTATAGTGAGCTCGTAATAACTCTGTATTTTCTTTTTCTGAAATCTCTTCATCAAGCTGTGTTTTAAGCCTTAAAAGAATATCTATAAGTTCATCTGAAGAAATAGGTTTTAATGCGTATTCAATTACTCTTAGATTTATCGCCTTCTGGGCATACTCAAATTCATCAAAACCTGTTAATATTACTATTTTAGTAGTAGGAATGCTTTTTCTAAGTTCTTGTGATAGCTTAATCCCATCCATAAAAGGCATCTTTATATCAGTAATCACTACATCTGGCATTACCTTTTCGGCTATCTCTAAAGCCTCTCTACCATTTTCCGCTTCTCCAACCAGTTCAAAGCCGTACTTTTCCCACTCTATTTTCTTTACAATTCCTTGTCTCACTTCTTCTTCATCATCAACCAATAATAATTTATACATTGGTACCTCCCTAACCTTTGGTATATAGCAATAGTTATAGTATTACTAATTATATATCATTATTTGAAGAAATGAATATATATATGTTGAATTTACGGTTAATTATCAACTTGATTTTGAATTAAATATTATAACATTTAATTTTTATACAAAAGGCATATATGTATTGATCGTCTCAACACATATATGCCTATAAAATGTATACTTTTATAAAGTTTCATTCTTATCAACTGCTGAATATATACCATAACAACAATTTTAAAATGCCGAATAGCAATTTCTATATGAAAATGCCACCATGCTCCTAGGTATTTTATAATTTTTTGTCACCTACAGCTTCATTAAGCTTGTGATTTGTCCAGAAATTCTTTTTTAACACTAAAAGTGCTTCCATATCGTTCAAAAATTGAAAAAGCATCGCTCTATTTTCAAATTCATCTCTTGTCTGTGGAAGTTCTTGAACCTTAAACATAAATATAATTGCGTGTAGTTCAATTAAGAGTTCTTCAGCAGTGTTATATTCTCCAAAATTTGATGCTACCTTTTCTGTGAATTTAGCTACAATTTCTGTGTGCTCTAAAGTCATATAGAATTTTATAAAATGACTTCTCATATATTTTAGAACTTCATACTGTAGAGTCCTCATTTCCATATACTTAACATAATATTTTATCTCATTATATTTCGCATCATTACTCATAATATAATTATTTAAATGTCTATAAGCCCTATCTTTACCTTCTACTAATATGTTTTCTAATTCATTAAATAAGATTTCTTCATCTATGTGTACTGCTTGATTTCTCAGATCTTTTGCCATGTAGAACAGAATTTTTCGCATATGTTCTTCTATATTTTCTTGAAGCTCTTTAATTTCATTTTCAATTTTAGGCATATGAATATTTAAAATAATACCTATACCAGCACCAACAATCATAAGTAAAAACTCGTTTGTTATTAAAAACATAGAGATAGACTTTTCTGCTAATAGATGAGTAACTAAAACTGAACTAACAACAATTCCATCTGTAATTTTTAAAATCACAGTAATAGGAATAAAAATAATTAGATATAACCCAAAAACGAAAGGATTATATCCAAAAATAAAGAACAATATACTTGAAACCAATAAAGCTAAGACAGTAGATTGGAGTCTTTGAAAAGCTAGCTTTATAGAAGTTTTTTTAGTATTTTGAATGCTCAGTATAGTTATAACCCCAGCAGCTACAGCATATTTCAAACCCAAATATTGAGCTATAATAATAGCAAGTGATGAGCCAATTGCTGTTTTCAATATTCTAAATCCGATAAATTTTTTCATATGTGGTCCGTCTTTCTTTCGTAAATTAATTCCTTTTTTATTATATTTCCTCAAAAGTCATTCCTCAAATAAATCCTTAAGGATTCTTGGGTCAGCCACTCTATATTTTATGTTCCTTCCATAGACATTCTGTAACTTTCATCTCTGTAAATGTAGCCTTGAAGGAATTATCCGTTGGTGAACATGCATATAAACCAATATTTATTTCCTCTGCGCCTTCAAAGAAATGAAAAATTCTCATCTGCTTAAAGTTTATACCATCAAAAGAGTTTTCAATACAATAGTCACTTCCTCGTCTGCTCAACCTATACCACATAGATTTTACAAAAGCTCCAACATCAGTAGTAGCCCAATCAGAGTAACCATTATTTGTTACAACACTACCAAGCCAAGCAGTGTTATTATCATGAAATTCTATTCCTGCCTTCACCCAATTTTCACTATCTTGATAAATTGCAACTCCACATTGATCAAACAAAGCTGTACTGTTAAACTCTGCTTTTACTGTGAATGAAAAGTACTTTTCGTCCGTTGTAACATAAAGTACATGCGCATTATCATTTCTAAATCCATAATAAGTTCTTTGCCAAAAATCAGTATTAGGCTCTGTTGTAATTTCCACCCTATCTTTTTCTATTGAATAATTTTCAGGTTTAAAAAACCACTTTGCATCTTCAGAATTAAATTGAAACATAATTATCCCCCTAAAATTTCAAAACTTTACTACATTTTATCATTTAATACCACCATATGTATATGGTCTTCCCATCTTCCATTTATCTTTAAATACTTGTATGCTAAACCTTCATTATAAAATCCTATCTTTTCTACATAAAAATCTAACTTTTCTACTATATTTAATTAAGCTTTATTCCTAAGAATACTCTTATGCTGTTTTCAGTTTAAGCTTCATTTTGTAATCAAGTTCGAATATAATATAACCTACTATATTTAATGTAAAGAAGACTATTATCCAAGGAAAACCTAACCTTTTTTTGTGAAAAGCATAAATTACACTCCAAACTCCAAATAGCACCCAATACACTGCCAAAGTGCTTACTGCAATTTGTCTTAATAATATAGGAACTCCTAAATGAAATCCATCAAGGTTAAATCCAAATCTAAGTGTCCATTCAATACCCTCAGGAGACCTAACATAAGTAGATAAAAAATCCTCAGTATCATTTTTAATTTCTTCTATTGAAAAGCCTTCTGGGTATATTGTATCCAATTCACCGTTACCAGCTGTTTTAGTTAAAGTAACATATCTAAACTTACTTTTATACTTTGTGATCAACTTATTTACTTCCTCAGAAGATATATCTTCCCCTGACTTAATCTTTTCATTTACAGCAGCTTCAAATTCAGCTGGGACTATTAATGAAAAATCTTTATGCACTATTCTATGTACTGTAAAAGTCATTAATGAAACAATTAACGATACTATAGCTGCCATTAGAATGACTTTTTCGAATTTCTTTTCAATCTTAAATATTCCAATTAATTCATTTTGTATTTGATTCGCATCTCCAAATCTTTTTATGGCTATATTAAATGCCTCTTCTTCGCTGTGTCCCTCTTTGATAAGTTCAACTATACTACTTTCTAGATTTACACTCATTTCATCCTCGAAATCTTTAACAACAGTTTTATCTTCCGATATATTCTTTGAACACTTTTTAACAAATTTTTTTATTCTATCAGATAGCTCTTTACTTATATTCATATTACTTTCCATCATCTATACCCTCCATAAATTTATCTATTAGATTTCTCATAAATATCCACTGCTGGTTTTTCTTTAGAATATAACTTATGCCTTCTTCTGTAATAGAATAATATTTACGTCTTCCTCCTCCACTTTCACTGTCTTCCCAGTAGGATTTCACATATCCGTTCTTTTCAAGACGTTTAAGTGATAAATAAAGGGTTCCTTCCTTTAATTCAAATGTTTCTTCACTAATATCTCTTACTCGTTTTGCTAACTCATATCCATACATGGGGCTATCTTTAATTAAACTCATCAAAATAGTATCAATATAACCTTTTAACATCTCTTTATCAATTTCCATATGTCCCCTCCTGCAACCATATTAACACACAGTACCTAATAATGCAATGTACTTAATAATAAAATGCCATTTTAATCACAACATTTCTTGTCTTTCCCAATAAACATTTTTATATACATATATTAAATAGCAGTAATACCTATTGATATTACTGCTACACAAACTCTACTTTATAATTATTTTTCCACATACCGTTAAATTTAACTTTGATTAATTTTAATAACTAGTAATATCAATATTATCCATAGTAATAAAATTGGTATGGCAAAATACCACCTTTTAGGTTTGCCTTTTCTCCATAAGTTTTCTGCTTCAATTCTACATTGCTGAAATACTTCTTTTGGTATAAGTTTTATCGTTATTGCAACAAGTATCGGAAGCAAAATTATGTCGTCTAATAAACCTATAACTGGTATAAAATCTGGTATAAAATCAATAGGTGATAGAGCATATCCAATTGTAATTCCTG is a window encoding:
- a CDS encoding aromatic acid exporter family protein, which encodes MKKFIGFRILKTAIGSSLAIIIAQYLGLKYAVAAGVITILSIQNTKKTSIKLAFQRLQSTVLALLVSSILFFIFGYNPFVFGLYLIIFIPITVILKITDGIVVSSVLVTHLLAEKSISMFLITNEFLLMIVGAGIGIILNIHMPKIENEIKELQENIEEHMRKILFYMAKDLRNQAVHIDEEILFNELENILVEGKDRAYRHLNNYIMSNDAKYNEIKYYVKYMEMRTLQYEVLKYMRSHFIKFYMTLEHTEIVAKFTEKVASNFGEYNTAEELLIELHAIIFMFKVQELPQTRDEFENRAMLFQFLNDMEALLVLKKNFWTNHKLNEAVGDKKL
- a CDS encoding substrate-binding domain-containing protein — encoded protein: MKIKINFNIKWIIFIALLISIIVFPFYYQKRISTQNEKIKNISLILLNQSDDYWKNVKLGAETAAKEFDIKLNIVAPEDGGDITIQQNLINEAVAMKVDALLLVPSSFQELVEPVEAAVNKGIIVMTVDSKVNTAKIACCIATDNLSAGKSAGEKLVSLARMNSVAAIVGFDKKTGSNEFDRYKGIKEVTKDYKEIQVIDRWCDIKDSNGAERIAKELISNNEDISVIIALNYKASIGVARAIEKLGLKGKIKVVAFDGDYQEVKYMEDGTIQSVVIQSPFSMGYLAVKNAVLKLQGKSIPRYIESGFTVIDNDAIYLPENQKILFPFTQ
- a CDS encoding DUF1349 domain-containing protein — protein: MFQFNSEDAKWFFKPENYSIEKDRVEITTEPNTDFWQRTYYGFRNDNAHVLYVTTDEKYFSFTVKAEFNSTALFDQCGVAIYQDSENWVKAGIEFHDNNTAWLGSVVTNNGYSDWATTDVGAFVKSMWYRLSRRGSDYCIENSFDGINFKQMRIFHFFEGAEEINIGLYACSPTDNSFKATFTEMKVTECLWKEHKI
- a CDS encoding galactose ABC transporter substrate-binding protein, with translation MKNSKSTRVYLIVFIALVIITFFIVSMNRNIFMEIGYKDGFPKIGAVIYKYDDTFISYVSESMEETSFGKAALNVQDSQNDQSRQFQQIDEMIDDKVRVLVVNLVEPTAAETIINKAKNAEVPVIFFNKEPEASVLKSYSNAWYVGADSSEAGILQGKMIAKLWRKNLQWDKDKDGILSYVLLKGEPGHPDAEIRAKYVIDEIKNSGIQVRELDSHYAMWDEVRARGKMDQWIAQFGNNIEFVISNNDTMAIGAINSLEKNGYMSGDNFVPVVGVDAIQEAIQEITEGKMVGTVLNDAKKQGAAVINLAINASKGDDILKGTAFVMGSDKSVRVPYVAITKDNLDVAKEAYKY
- a CDS encoding PadR family transcriptional regulator, with product MEIDKEMLKGYIDTILMSLIKDSPMYGYELAKRVRDISEETFELKEGTLYLSLKRLEKNGYVKSYWEDSESGGGRRKYYSITEEGISYILKKNQQWIFMRNLIDKFMEGIDDGK
- a CDS encoding YkvA family protein — its product is MIDLKTRAKKLKSDIPAVFIALRKKETPVIAKLFAGITIGYALSPIDFIPDFIPVIGLLDDIILLPILVAITIKLIPKEVFQQCRIEAENLWRKGKPKRWYFAIPILLLWIILILLVIKINQS
- a CDS encoding sensor histidine kinase, translated to MENDVITRVLKKPFQRLMKAIKLKSIQFIITISFTAVTILAMLFVGIISYSKFADTSEKNAASAIQELVDQINSNIEYYLNSMVNVSNLLSNNIYLNPNIQNSNLMDQMNVIQSTRNDITTLAVFSETGELLLGTSKVQLKSGADITSQGWFENALNKSGNLIFSLPHVQNLFQGKYDWVVSLSRTIDYTDGNTTRHGVLLVDMNYSNISQLCQNVSIGKNGYLYIVDSENDIIYHPQQQLINIGLKKEKNQDYLGSYIENSDEGKQLVTIKTVKYTNWKVVAVANVSEIVASKKEIMNFVIWILISCILLIVLTFSFISAKISQPIKQLEKSMKKVEEGNFDIQIDAKGEDEVVKLSQAFNLMLSKVRSLMSQIVIEQESKRKSELDALQSQINPHFLYNTLDSIVWMAENGKSQDVITMVTSLAKLFRISISKGRNIISVEQEIEHARNYLIIQKIRFKNKFTYDIETDPETMHLKTTKLILQPLIENSIYHGIEYMQDQGYIKISTSIVDGKLLFEISDNGLGIEPEKLPHLLEYETEPKAGSGIGVKNVHERIQLTYGKEYGLEIKSELEEGTNIKIWLPIVEI
- a CDS encoding permease prefix domain 1-containing protein, with the protein product MMESNMNISKELSDRIKKFVKKCSKNISEDKTVVKDFEDEMSVNLESSIVELIKEGHSEEEAFNIAIKRFGDANQIQNELIGIFKIEKKFEKVILMAAIVSLIVSLMTFTVHRIVHKDFSLIVPAEFEAAVNEKIKSGEDISSEEVNKLITKYKSKFRYVTLTKTAGNGELDTIYPEGFSIEEIKNDTEDFLSTYVRSPEGIEWTLRFGFNLDGFHLGVPILLRQIAVSTLAVYWVLFGVWSVIYAFHKKRLGFPWIIVFFTLNIVGYIIFELDYKMKLKLKTA
- a CDS encoding response regulator — protein: MYKLLLVDDEEEVRQGIVKKIEWEKYGFELVGEAENGREALEIAEKVMPDVVITDIKMPFMDGIKLSQELRKSIPTTKIVILTGFDEFEYAQKAINLRVIEYALKPISSDELIDILLRLKTQLDEEISEKENTELLRAHYTKSLPILKEKFFSSLITNSLEKDEIYEKCKNYDIKLAGNFFTVAVISIDDSILKGKHRYKFGEEAELIIYAVLNVVTEIGFMHDIHNIFIHNDRIVLIISAEEEKAETVIREMLSILEEIRQSIEKYLMLEVTIGLGTMETDTSMISNSWVNAMAALDYRLILGSNRIIWIEDIEPGSKDKIIFDKNMEHEMESSIKVGTEVEVSETIDRMFDKLTDTKASFKDYQIYLLEMLTAILKAAQSSNVDLASIFGRDYNIFVELYSFNDLKHVKTWLKEISLKIMSHIMKDRKDTCELLIEKAKDYIHRNYSDSELNINDLCNHLHISQTYFSLLFKKETKMTFINYLTSIRMDEAKQLLKTTDMKTFEVARKVGYSEPNYFSYSFKRYLGMSPSEYRSGKTS